A region from the Fusarium graminearum PH-1 chromosome 4, whole genome shotgun sequence genome encodes:
- a CDS encoding DNA topoisomerase 2, producing the protein MDSDESMFSLEDESDGFVPETKAKPKKAAAPKKPAAPKKMVHSTLKTKAQPKKRPTPESDNDDASVASDASNTPPKAKKQKKEADDDSMSIESPAKPAKQKTATEMYTKLTQLQHILKRPDTYIGSVERTEQQLWVLNKETQLMEYKAINFVPGLYKIFDEILVNAADNKQRDSSMTYMKINIDREAGVISVENNGKGIPIVLHEKENIYIPELIFGHLLAGSNFDDDEKKTVGGRNGYGAKLCNVFSTEFNLECQDSVSGKKYKQTWTDNMNTMHKAKITASKSASYTRITFKPDFKRFGMEDGIDDDLESLMYRRVYDMVGTIRGIKVFLNGEQVKIKDFKAYCDLYAKSIAKDRLDEEGGSPTCTVEMDKDKSHPRWEVGFAVSDGTFQQVSFVNSIATTAGGTHVNYIADQITKSLLNTLNKKRKGHTLKQNHLRNHIFVFINCYIDNPAFSSQTKEQMTTKASQFGSKCTLGDDFLKKVAKSDAIQNILDMAEKKADKMMAKSDGNKRSRVNNAKLVEANFAGTRRGHECTLILTEGDSAKGLAVSGRAILDPDRIGVFPLRGKLLNVRDASPDQIAKNQEIQNIKQFLGLKHKTSYTDTKNLRYGHLMIMADQDHDGSHIKGLLINFLEVQFPSLLRIPDFFREFITPIVKVWQGPNPKKPQKLKSFFTQPEYEEWKDVHKNELTRWHSKYFKGLGTSSNEDAQVYFTNLDDHLKEFEVMKPEESKMLELAFSKKKADARKEWLGNFVPGTFLDHSAKQICYSDFINRELILFSMADNMRSIPSVLDGFKPGQRKVIYACFKRNLIKDKKVVELAGYVSEQTAYHHGEQSLQQTIIGLAQNFVGSNNINCLEPSGNFGSRLAGGSDAASPRYTFTRLSPFARKIFHPMDEPNLLHHYEDGKKIEPMVYAPILPMVLVNGADGIGTGWSSNIPNYHPADIVQNLRRRMGRLDENDTEEKPFETMMPWFRGWKGTPEAAGPDRYKFNGVAYANEQKDNEIVITELPIRVWTDDFKAKLEKVISGELGPSWIKDYKEFNDHSTVHFEIAVDDKHMGKVMEEGILERFKLTKQVATSNLVAFDTSGRIRKYEKVEEILEEFYQYRLDMYTDRKKHWLGVYHADLRKLQNQARFIKEIIDNKLVVGKKKKAVLVQELRDRDYEAFPPRGDKKKTADEEEEDDDNQDVEGDSEGGARDYDYLLSMPIWSLTAERLEKLKQAIEKKKAEHEELLALSEKDLWCRDLDDFMTEWENQLAVDAEIKTNIRRLGRRVSKKIGAGTARGRKAKDDDEYAPEKKARAKAKVAVVKPVKVETKSAQRFAEMFSSKPKVKKEPTADVMELSDAFSDDDYAALSRGKSSAPAMKASQSPPTETPGTGRAKRAAASKIKAVIDDDSESDDDQMLGDVGALVKGIDKPAGDHEKGRFSLHAMSRPDSSHGNTSNSGLPKAKAKSAKAFDFDDDSPDDTNYELLAKSSPHKTAAKDDHVDSFLSDDEPFVAPAKPTSAKSKSTGTESEDPTPAGLATVKKGRGRPAGVKNKEAAKPKAAPKAATKVTKTAASKVASRPATKQTTLSPAAKAYAAKKAVKKPVLDDDSDEDMADPESPPPKAAARARPGRAAAARRPIVVDDDSSIEQPDESDDPFSMDDDED; encoded by the exons atgGATTCCGACGAGTCTATGTTCAGTCTTGAGGACGAGTCTGACGGCTTCGTTCCTGAAACT AAAgcaaagcccaagaaggccgctGCGCCTAAGAAGCCTGCTGCgcccaagaagatggtgCATTCAACACTGAAAACAAAGGCACAGCCTAAGAAGCGCCCTACTCCAGAGAGCGACAACGATGATGCGAGCGTTGCCTCCGATGCCTCGAACACGCCGCCCAAGGcgaagaaacaaaagaaggaggctgaTGACGACAGCATGTCCATCGAGAGCCCGGCGAAACCTGCCAAGCAGAAGACGGCTACTGAAATGTACACAAAACTCACACAACTCCAACACATTCTCAAACGACCCGACACCTATATCGGTTCCGTTGAAAGGACAGAACAGCAACTATGGGTTCTGAACAAAGAAACTCAGCTCATGGAGTACAAAGCTATCAATTTCGTACCCGGTCTCTACAAGATTTTTGACGAGATTCTGGTCAACGCTGCCGACAACAAGCAGCGCGACAGCTCCATGACATATATGAAGATCAACATCGACCGTGAGGCCGGCGTGATCAGCGTCGAGAACAACGGAAAGGGCATTCCTATTGTGCTTCACGAGAAGGAGAATATTTATATTCCGGAACTCATCTTCGGACATTTGTTGGCAGGTTccaactttgacgatgatgagaagaaaaccGTTGGTGGCCGTAACGGTTACGGTGCTAAGCTTTGCAACGTCTTCAGTACCGAGTTTAATCTCGAATGCCAAGACAGCGTGAGCGGGAAGAAGTACAAGCAGACATGGACCGACAACATGAACACGATGCACAAGGCCAAAATTACGGCCAGCAAATCTGCCAGCTACACCCGAATTACCTTCAAACCTGATTTCAAGCGCTTTGGTATGGAAGACGGTATTGACGACGATCTGGAATCATTGATGTATCGACGAGTCTACGACATGGTTGGCACGATTCGAGGCATCAAAGTGTTCCTCAACGGAGAgcaagtcaagatcaaggactTCAAGGCTTACTGCGATCTTTACGCCAAGTCTATCGCAAAGGACAGACTCGATGAGGAAGGCGGCTCTCCTACCTGCACAGTGGAGATGGACAAGGATAAGTCGCATCCTCGATGGGAGGTGGGCTTCGCTGTCTCTGACGGCACTTTCCAACAAGTCTCATTTGTCAACTCTATCGCGACGACAGCTGGAGGTACTCACGTCAACTACATCGCCGATCAGATCACCAAGAGTCTGCTCAACACTCtgaacaagaagcgcaagggTCACACTTTGAAGCAAAACCACCTGCGAAATCACATCTTCGTTTTCATCAACTGCTACATTGACAACCCTGCCTTCTCTTCACAGACCAAAGAGCAGATGACAACCAAGGCTAGCCAGTTTGGCAGCAAATGTACACTTGGTGATGACTTTCTCAAGAAGGTGGCAAAGTCTGATGCCATCCAGAACATCCTGGACATGgcggagaagaaggccgatAAAATGATGGCCAAGAGTGATGGCAACAAGCGATCACGAGTGAACAATGCCAAACTGGTTGAGGCTAACTTTGCTGGCACAAGAAGAGGTCATGAGTGTACTCTGATTTTGACAGAAGGTGACTCCGCCAAGGGTTTGGCTGTTTCCGGTCGTGCTATCCTTGACCCTGATCGAATTGGTGTCTTCCCGCTGCGTGGAAAATTGCTCAACGTGCGTGACGCTTCGCCTGATCAGATCGCAAAAAACCAAGAGATCCAGAACATCAAACAGTTCCTGGGTCTCAAGCACAAGACATCTTACACCGATACGAAGAACCTCCGATATGGTCATCTGATGATCATGGCTGATCAGGATCACGATGGTAGTCATATCAAGGGACTTCTTATCAATTTCCTCGAGGTCCAgtttccatctcttctcaGGATCCCCGATTTCTTCCGAGAGTTCATTACCCCCATTGTCAAAGTCTGGCAAGGCCCAAACCCTAAGAAACCCCAGAAACTCAAGTCCTTCTTCACGCAGCCCGAGTACGAGGAGTGGAAAGATGTTCACAAGAACGAGCTTACTCGGTGGCATTCTAAGTACTTCAAGGGTCTGGGAACCAGCTCCAACGAAGACGCACAAGTCTACTTCACCAACCTTGATGACCACTTGAAGGAGTTTGAAGTTATGAAACCTGAGGAATCCAAGATGTTGgagttggccttttccaagaaaaaggcggatgcaagaaaagaatggcTGGGCAACTTTGTCCCTGGTACTTTTCTAGATCATTCTGCCAAGCAAATTTGCTACTctgacttcatcaacagagAACTTATTCTCTTCAGTATGGCTGACAACATGCGATCTATTCCATCTGTTCTGGACGGATTCAAGCCCGGTCAGCGCAAGGTCATCTACGCGTGCTTCAAGAGAAACTTgatcaaagacaagaaggtcGTTGAATTGGCAGGTTATGTGTCCGAACAGACGGCATACCACCACGGTGAACAGTCACTTCAACAGACCATTATTGGCCTTGCTCAGAACTTCGTGGGCTCGAACAACATCAACTGCCTGGAACCCAGTGGAAACTTCGGTTCTCGACTTGCAGGTGGTTCTGATGCTGCCAGTCCTCGTTACACTTTCACCCGACTATCGCCCTTCGCCCGCAAAATCTTTCACCCTATGGATGAGCCCAACCTGTTGCACCATtatgaagatggcaagaaaATCGAGCCAATGGTATATGCCCCAATTCTTCCCATGGTACTGGTCAACGGTGCCGATGGTATTGGCACAGGTTGGAGTAGTAATATTCCCAACTACCACCCTGCAGATATTGTTCAGAACTTGAGACGCCGAATGGGTCGTCTCGACGAGAATGACACAGAGGAGAAACCTTTCGAGACCATGATGCCTTGGTTCCGTGGTTGGAAGGGTACTCCTGAAGCTGCTGGGCCCGACCGTTACAAGTTCAATGGTGTAGCATATGCCAACGAGCAGAAGGACAACGAGATCGTCATTACAGAACTACCCATTCGTGTGTGGACAGACGATTTCAAGGCAAAATTGGAAAAGGTTATTTCCGGCGAACTCGGTCCTTCGTGGATCAAAGATTACAAAGAGTTCAACGACCATAGCACTGTTCATTTTGAGATTGCTGTGGACGACAAGCACATGGGCAAAGTGATGGAAGAGGGTATTCTCGAGCGATTTAAGCTTACCAAGCAAGTTGCTACCTCCAACTTGGTTGCATTCGACACCAGCGGCCGAATTCGCAAGTACGAGAAGGTGGAAGAGATTCTTGAGGAGTTTTATCAGTATCGTCTTGACATGTATACTGATCGCAAG AAACACTGGCTAGGGGTTTACCACGCAGACTTGCGCAAGCTCCAGAACCAGGCAAGGttcatcaaggagatcattGACAACAAACTCGTGGTcggtaagaagaagaaggctgttCTTGTACAGGAGCTTCGAGATCGTGATTACGAGGCGTTTCCCCCTCGCggagacaaaaagaagacagcagatgaagaagaagaggacgatgacaacCAGGACGTCGAAGGGGACTCCGAAGGTGGTGCCCGCGATTACGACTATCTTCTCTCG ATGCCTATCTGGTCTTTGACTGCTGAACGActtgaaaagctcaagcaagccatcgagaagaagaaggctgagcaCGAGGAGCTTCTCGCTCTCAGTGAGAAGGATCTATGGTGTCGTGACCTTGATGATTTCATGACCGAATGGGAGAATCAGCTTGCTGTCGATGCTgaaatcaagacaaacatcCGTCGCTTGGGTCGCCGCGTTTCTAAAAAGATAGGTGCTGGCACCGCTCGTGGCCGCAAAgccaaggatgatgatgagtacgcgcctgagaagaaggcccgCGCGAAAGCCAAGGTTGCTGTGGTAAAGCCAGTCAAGGTGGAGACGAAGAGTGCTCAACGGTTCGCCGAGATGTTCAGCTCAAAACcaaaggtgaagaaggaacCTACGGCCGACGTCATGGAGCTCTCAGATGCCTTCTCTGACGATGACTACGCCGCCCTGAGCCGCGGTAAGTCATCAGCGCCTGCCATGAAGGCATCCCAGTCGCCACCAACCGAAACACCAGGCACTGGACGAGCCAAGCGCGCTGCTGCATCCAAGATAAAGGCGGTCATCGACGACGACTCTGAAAGTGATGACGATCAGATGCTTGGTGATGTCGGTGCCTTGGTCAAGGGCATTGACAAACCAGCTGGCGACCATGAAAAGGGCAGGTTTAGTTTACATGCCATGAGCCGACCAGACTCCAGCCAcggcaacaccagcaacagtGGGCTTCCAAAGGCTAAGGCCAAGTCGGCCAAGGcgtttgactttgatgacGATAGTCCTGACGACACGAACTACGAACTTCTTGCCAAGTCGTCGCCGCACAAGACAGCGGCCAAGGATGACCACGTTGACAGCTTCCTTTCTGACGACGAGCCTTTTGTAGCTCCAGCAAAGCCAACGTctgccaagtccaagtctaCAGGTACTGAGTCTGAGGACCCAACACCAGCTGGCCTTGCTACAGTCAAGAAGGGCCGGGGTCGCCCTGCCGGTGTTAAGAACAAGGAGGCGGCGAAACCCAAGGCCGCTCCCAAAGCAGCCACAAAGGTCACAAAGACAGCAGCATCAAAGGTCGCTTCACGTCCCGCTACTAAGCAAACAACACTCTCGCCAGCAGCCAAGGCATACGCCGCGAaaaaggctgtcaagaagccaGTACTCGACGATGATTCGGATGAAGACATGGCCGACCCAGAGTCGCCTCCTCCCAAGGCTGCCGCGAGGGCCCGTCCTGGGCGTGCCGCCGCCGCAAGACGACccattgtcgttgatgatgattcttCAATAGAGCAACCAGATGAGAGCGATGATCCTTTCtcgatggatgatgatgaagactaG